The Hydra vulgaris chromosome 11, alternate assembly HydraT2T_AEP genome contains a region encoding:
- the LOC136087534 gene encoding uncharacterized protein LOC136087534, protein MPKYDRSLYMREFMKEKRNTEKRIKYLLEECNIVGRGNCVHLDLDIQKIFEVSEDVHSDILMFSITSPENKFCLSKVESNYCDVDDIAFKNSLYSSIDTLTSTKDFLYEWLLKYCIKDDALNALLFHLNKFTPSIPKCWQTLQKSLQKVNVLYVSGGDYIYLGVKSAIDYYISTVGNKEKLDLIVSIDGAPMCNSKKTSIWPILVNINRKGSYAVAIWHGQGKPNNLDECFEDFILEMKKLQTNGYKQLLVTIKAFVCDASARAFVKCIIGHSGYHSCERCMAVGTQKHGVRLLETTTLLCTDMAFKNNFYKEGHQLESLSPLVQLNFPMVTEFPLDYMHLICLGVVKKLLINWCKGPRCIRISQSVKDSISNELINLRSYTPSNFQHRPRSLNELEKWKATEFRLFCFMLDLLF, encoded by the coding sequence atgcCTAAATATGACAGAAGCCTATATATGAGAgaatttatgaaagaaaaacgaaatactgaaaaaagaataaaatatctTCTTGAAGAGTGCAACATTGTTGGTAGAGGAAATTGCGTTCATCTAGATTTAGACattcaaaagatttttgaagTTTCTGAAGATGTGCACAGTGATATATTGATGTTTTCAATCACTTCGccagaaaataaattttgtttaagtaaaGTTGAATCTAATTATTGTGATGTTGACGacattgcatttaaaaatagtttatacaGTAGTATTGATACTCTAACttcaacaaaagattttttatatgagTGGTTATTAAAATACTGTATAAAAGATGATGCTTTAAATGCACTTTTATttcacttaaataaatttactccaTCTATACCAAAATGCTGGCAGACATTACAAAAATCTCttcaaaaagttaatgttttatatGTCAGTGGAGGCGATTATATATATCTTGGAGTTAAAAGTGCAATTGATTATTACATATCAACAGTTGGAAATAAGGAAAAGCTTGATCTAATTGTAAGTATTGATGGTGCACCTATGTGCAATAGTAAAAAGACTTCCATTTGGCCTATACTAGTTAATATTAACAGAAAAGGATCCTATGCTGTTGCAATTTGGCATGGTCAGGGAAAACCAAACAATTTGGATGAGTGCTTTGAAGATTTTATTcttgaaatgaaaaaattgcaAACTAATGGGTATAAACAGCTGCTGGTGACTATTAAAGCTTTTGTTTGTGATGCGTCTGCAAGAGCATTTGTTAAATGCATTATAGGGCATAGTGGCTATCATAGCTGTGAAAGATGTATGGCAGTTGGCACACAAAAACATGGCGTAAGATTATTGGAAACGACTACTTTACTTTGTACTGACAtggcttttaaaaataatttttataaagaaggtCACCAGCTTGAGAGTCTTTCTCCACTTGTTCAGTTAAATTTCCCAATGGTAACTGAATTCCCATTAGACTATATGCACCTTATATGTCTTGGGGTAGTTAAAAAACTTCTAATAAACTGGTGTAAAGGTCCCCGATGTATTAGAATAAGTCAATCTGTTAAAGACAGTATTTCAAATGAACTCATAAATTTACGAAGTTATACACCATCCAATTTTCAACATAGACCACGCTCTTTAAATGAACTTGAGAAGTGGAAAGCAACAGAGTTTCGATTATTCTGCTTTATGCTGGACCTGTtgttttaa